A part of Capsicum annuum cultivar UCD-10X-F1 chromosome 6, UCD10Xv1.1, whole genome shotgun sequence genomic DNA contains:
- the LOC107872928 gene encoding DExH-box ATP-dependent RNA helicase DExH10 yields the protein MSGRAGCCGKDGKDERGICIVMIDEKMKMNSIKDMMLGKLAPLVSTFRLNYYTILNLLIHAQGQFTAEHVIKNSFHQLQYEKALPDSGKKVFKLEEEAAKLDALGEVEVAEYDKLKLEIAQREKKK from the exons ATGAGTGGAAGAGCAGGGTGTTGTGGAAAAGATGGAAAAGATGAACGTGGTATTTGTATTGTCATGATTGACGAGAAG ATGAAGATGAATAGCATCAAGGACATGATGTTGGGTAAACTGGCTCCATTAGTCAGCACGTTTAGGCTGAATTACTATACAATTCTGAATTTATTGATTCATGCCCAAGGCCAATTTACTGCCGAGCACGTTATCAAAAACTCATTCCACCAGCTTCAGTATGAGAAG GCGTTACCTGACAGTGGAAAGAAGGTCTTTAAGCTGGAAGAAGAAGCTGCAAAGCTTGATGCATTAGGAGAG GTTGAGGTTGCAGAATATGATAAACTAAAGCTTGAGATAGCGCAAcgtgagaaaaaaaaatga